The proteins below are encoded in one region of Misgurnus anguillicaudatus chromosome 24, ASM2758022v2, whole genome shotgun sequence:
- the LOC129437800 gene encoding dehydrogenase/reductase SDR family member 11 produces MDRWKGRVALVTGASVGIGAAIAKSLVQNGMKVVGCARNVEQIEKLASECVKSGFSGTLIPYKCDLSVEEEILAMFSSIKIQHHGVDVCINNAGLAHPDNILNGKTSGWKAMLDVNVIGLSVCTREAYQSMKERNVDDGHIININSMCGHRVVHNSDVHFYAATKFAVTALTEGLRQELREAKAHIRATSISPCLVETEFAFRLLKHKPEMAAATYTSFKCLEADDVASAVVYVLSAPPHVQIGEIQMRPVEQLT; encoded by the exons ATGGATCGCTGGAAAGGCAGAGTTGCTCTTGTTACTGGTGCTTCGGTGGGAATTGGAGCTGCAATAGCCAAATCTCTTGTCCAGAATGGCATGAAAGTGGTTGGTTGTGCCAGAAACGTCGAACAAATAGAG AAATTAGCATCAGAATGTGTCAAAAGTGGATTCAGTGGCACTTTAATTCCATATAAATGTGATCTGTCTGTAGAAGAAGAAATCTTGGCCATGTTTTCCTCGATCAAAATTCAACATCATGGCGTTGACGTGTGCATCAATAACGCTGGCTTGGCTCATCCAGACAATATATTAAATGGCAAAACCAGTGGCTGGAAAGCTATGCTGGAT GTGAATGTGATCGGACTATCAGTGTGCACTCGTGAAGCTTACCAGTccatgaaagaaagaaatgttgATGACGGTcatattattaacattaacag caTGTGTGGACACAGAGTTGTGCACAATAGTGACGTTCACTTCTACGCTGCTACCAAATTTGCTGTGACTGCACTAACAGAAGGTTTGAGACAAGAGTTACGAGAGGCTAAAGCCCACATACGTGCCACG TCTATATCTCCTTGTCTTGTGGAGACAGAGTTTGCCTTtagacttttaaaacacaagCCAGAGATGGCTGCTGCAACCTATACAagttttaag TGCCTGGAAGCTGATGACGTTGCCTCTGCAGTTGTGTATGTACTGAGTGCTCCTCCACATGTTCAG ATTGGTGAAATTCAGATGAGGCCTGTAGAACAACTGACATAA
- the LOC129437802 gene encoding dehydrogenase/reductase SDR family member 11, whose translation MDRWKGRVALVTGASVGIGAAIAKSLVQHGMKVVGCARNVEQIEKLASEFDNSGFSGTLIPYKCDLSVEEEILAMFSFIKVQHHGVDVCINNAGLAHPDNILTGKTSGWKAMLDVNVIGLSVCTREAYQSMKEGNVDDGHIININSMCGHKVVHYSDYHFYTATKYAVTALTEGLRQELREAKAHIRATCISPGLEETEFAFRLLKHKPEMAAATYTSLKCLEADDVASAVVYVLSAPPHVQIGDIQMMPVEQLI comes from the exons ATGGATCGCTGGAAAGGCAGAGTTGCTCTTGTTACTGGTGCTTCAGTGGGAATTGGAGCTGCAATAGCCAAATCTCTTGTCCAGCATGGCATGAAAGTGGTTGGTTGTGCCAGAAACGTGGAACAAATAGAG AAATTAGCATCAGAATTTGACAATAGTGGATTCAGTGGCACTTTAATTCCATATAAATGTGATCTGTCAGTAGAAGAAGAAATCTTGGCCATGTTTTCCTTTATCAAAGTTCAACATCATGGCGTTGACGTGTGCATCAATAACGCTGGCTTGGCTCATCCAGACAATATATTAACTGGCAAAACCAGTGGCTGGAAAGCTATGCTGGAT GTGAATGTGATCGGACTATCAGTGTGCACTCGTGAAGCTTACCAGTCCATGAAAGAAGGAAATGTTGATGATGGTcatattattaacattaacag CATGTGTGGACACAAAGTTGTGCACTATAGTGACTATCACTTCTACACTGCTACCAAATATGCTGTGACTGCACTAACAGAAGGTTTGAGACAAGAGTTACGAGAGGCTAAAGCCCACATACGTGCCACG TGTATATCTCCTGGTCTTGAGGAGACAGAGTTTGCTTTTCGACTTTTAAAACACAAGCCAGAGATGGCTGCTGCAACCTATACAagtttaaag TGCCTGGAAGCTGATGACGTTGCCTCTGCAGTTGTGTATGTACTGAGTGCTCCTCCACATGTTCAG ATTGGTGACATTCAGATGATGCCTGTTGAACAATTGATATAA
- the LOC129437797 gene encoding dehydrogenase/reductase SDR family member 11 — protein MLRVMMDRWKGRVAVVTGASVGIGAAIAKSLVQHGMKVVGCARNVEQIEELASECVKSGFSGTLIPYKCDLSVEEEILSMFTWIKDQHHGVDVCINNAGLAFPEPLLNGKTSSWKTMLDVNVIGLSVCTREAYQSMKERNVDDGHIININSLCGHRVMPRADIHFYTATKYAVTALTEGLRQELQETKSHIRVTSISPGLVETMFTPRLYSHMPEIAVAAYKYIKCLQADDIANAVVYVLSAPAHVRIGELQVMPVEQMYS, from the exons ATGTTGAGGGTAATGATGGATCGCTGGAAAGGCAGAGTTGCTGTTGTTACTGGTGCTTCAGTGGGAATCGGAGCTGCAATAGCCAAATCTCTTGTCCAGCATGGCATGAAAGTGGTTGGTTGTGCCAGAAACGTCGAACAAATAGAG GAATTGGCATCAGAATGTGTCAAAAGTGGATTCAGTGGCACTCTGATTCCATACAAATGTGATCTGTCTGTAGAAGAAGAAATCTTATCCATGTTCACCTGGATCAAAGATCAACATCATGGCGTTGACGTATGCATCAATAACGCAGGCTTGGCTTTTCCAGAACCTCTATTAAATGGCAAAACCAGCAGCTGGAAGACTATGTTAGAT GTGAATGTGATCGGATTGTCAGTGTGCACCCGTGAGGCTTACCAGTccatgaaagaaagaaatgttgATGATGGTcatattattaacattaacag CTTGTGTGGACATCGGGTCATGCCCAGAGCTGACATACACTTCTACACGGCAACCAAATACGCTGTGACTGCACTTACAGAAGGTTTGCGGCAAGAGCTACAGGAAACCAAGAGCCACATACGTGTCACC AGTATATCTCCTGGTTTAGTGGAGACGATGTTCACCCCTCGCCTCTATAGTCATATGCCAGAAATTGctgttgctgcttataaatatataaag TGTCTACAGGCAGATGATATAGCCAATGCAGTGGTGTATGTTTTAAGTGCTCCCGCTCATGTTCGG ATTGGAGAACTTCAGGTGATGCCTGTGGAACAGATGTATTCCTAA